One part of the Humulus lupulus chromosome 9, drHumLupu1.1, whole genome shotgun sequence genome encodes these proteins:
- the LOC133800750 gene encoding uncharacterized protein LOC133800750 isoform X1 encodes MPTLPNFDGYGDPVSHVNKFEIQMDIQKVSKDARCRIFPATLSEAGHECFFKFPPASIVSWEMFVREFYGQFYAGRVHPTEANQLVEIRQQDGESVKDYVQRFMRAAAGAKTVGDEGKMMAITAGVKRCSPLWKSLRKKGVKTTQEFLDRADRYIKLEEAIVDGGKPSNKGKKAVEPAKAANGSKPNGNDKGHGNGNGNGKNGGKRPYNEPSTSDNKRAKGNRYEPRFTNYTALVESRGEVYQATSSSVPYKKPGPIRKGISKRDTTKFCRYHNDYGHDTNECNQLKDEIKFLIRQGHLRRYVRASGTSQREAPGSNEQASTCQRSPPLQPAPVAGTLLTICGGPILAGNSRKARERYVWALRHDQDIEMMTVEDRAPKKARSEEGEITFSDGDARHVQFPHSVPLVVDIQMANMMVKRVLVDTGSSVNILYKSMLERMKLSVKDLEPCNQTIYGFSGEGLTPAEMIKLPITTGTALATRTLLTTFVVVDCPSAYNAVIGRPILVDLQAVISMWHLAMKFPTDAGVGRVVGNQREARECYNASITKVKSGTSRSTTLDRLQMAIDTQAQSGGEVTK; translated from the coding sequence atgcctacgctcccgaactttgatggatatggggacccagtctcgcatgtaaataaatttgaaattcagatggacattcagaaagtgtccaaagacgctcggtgcaggatcttccctgcaacactttctgaagcagggCATGAGTGTTTTtttaagttcccgcctgcaagcatagtttcttgggaaatgtttgtaaGAGAGTTTTACgggcagttctatgcgggtcgtgtgcacccaaccgaagcaaaccagctggtcgagattcgccagcaggacggagagtcagtgaaggattacgtccagcgctttatgcgagcggcggctggagcgaaaacagtaggagacgaaggcaagatgatggccattaccgcaggggtaaagcgttgctctcccctctggaagagtctccgaaagaaaggagttaaaacgacccaggagttcttggaccgagctgatcgttacatcaagctcgaggaagccattgttGATGGtgggaaaccctcgaacaagggtaagaaggccgtcgagcctgccaaagccgccaatggttccaaacctaatggcaacgacaaaggccacggaaacggcaacggtaatggcaaaaatggtgggaaacggccgtataacgagccttccacctccgacaacaaacgagctaagggtaatcgttatgaacctaggttcactaactacactgccctcgtcgagtctcggggagaggtttatcaggccacaagctctagtgtgccttacaagaaaccagGACCCATTCGAAAAggcatttcgaaaagagacaccaccaagttctgtcgttaccataacgactacggacatgacactaacgaatgcaaccagttaaaagacgaaatcaagttccttattagacaaggacacttgagaaggtacgtacgggcctcgggaacttcccaacgagaagctccaggtagcaacgagcaggcgtctacatgccaacgctcgccaccattacagcctgcccccgtggccggaacactcttaaccatctgtggaggcccgatccttgcgggaaatagcagaaaggccagagaacgatatgttTGGgctctacgtcacgaccaggacatcgagatgatgactgtggaggaccgtgcaccaaaaaaggctcggtcagaggagggtgagataaccttctctgatggcgatgcccggcacgttcaattcccacattccgttccactggtcgtggacatccagatggccaacatgatggtaaaaagggtactggtcgatacaggaagttcagtgaacatcctgtataaatcaatgctggaacgcatgaagttgtctgtaaaagacttggagccctgcaatcaaaccatatacggcttctctggagaaggactcaccCCAGCCGAAATGATCAAGCTTCCaataacgacgggtacagcgctcgcaacaaggacattactcaccacttttgtagtggtcgattgcccttcggcatacaacgccgttattggaaggcccatactggttgatctacaggccgtcatctctatgtggcacttagccatgaaattcccgacggacgcgggggtaggacgcgtcgtagggaaccaaagggaagccagggagtgctacaacgcctcgatcacaaaggtgAAGAGTGGGACGTCGAGGAGCACTACCCTAGATCGATTGCAGATGGCAATAGacacgcaagcccaatccggtggagaagtcaccaaatag
- the LOC133800750 gene encoding uncharacterized protein LOC133800750 isoform X2, giving the protein MAKAGRKTRQATAAAPSNPPPPPPPASMAEDEPQLDFEEEEMDDATLKSTLGVLQEELASLKANQETAAEVMARQQQEIDRQRAELSERQAEVDRRQTEAMTALEAALLLARNQAAPASQPDQPANGPPQRAPNPSPPIQPSSPQRPEQPQTPHDDVPLDPEENPPSQAARGNPPQQRQNRAERQPRSPRRHENDGPNQANRGQYPPGIRMDSKLGSAVRGPPRHDNARGHRNQCKPPSNARGVSARDGNRGNSQSHHSQSRFRDGHGYNEADSGKGNAAGRNGERGKGRSQVPQGYQPNRQDAGGQPRQNNVFNRLGGSEQRRREEDLIDVLNDRHERHGENLPQPQRPPQFLPQCKPR; this is encoded by the coding sequence atggcgaaagcaggaaggaaaactaggcaggcaaccgccgctgcaccgtcgaatccaccacctcctcctccccctgcaagcatggcggaagatgagccgcaactagattttgaagaggaggaaatggacgatgcgacactgaagagcaccctgggcgtgttgcaggaagaattggctagtctgaagGCCAATCAAGAAACTGCtgcagaagttatggcgcggcagcagcaggagattgatcggCAGCGTGCAgaattgagcgagagacaggcggaggtggatcgccgccagaccgaagccatgaccgccctcgaggcagccttgctgttggctagaaatcaggccgcacctgcctcgcagcctgaccaacccgcgaatggaccaccccagagggctcccaatcctagcccaccaattcagccttcaagtcctcaaaggcccgagcagcctcagacaccccatgacgatgtcccgttggaccctgaggaaaatccaccatcccaagctgctcggggtaatcccccgcagcaaaggcagaatagggccgagcgtcagcctcgtagtcctagacgccatgagaatgatgggccaaaccaagcAAACAGAGGTCAATACCCTCCTGGTATTAGGATGGACTCGaagctaggctctgcggtccgtggacccccacggcatgataatgcacggggacaccgcaACCAGTGcaagccaccctctaacgctcggggcgtttctgctAGAGATGGGAATAGggggaacagtcagtctcaccacagccagtcaaggttcagagatggccacggatacaatgaggccgactcaggcaagggaaatgctgctgggaggaatggagaaagaggtaaaggcaggagccaagtacctcaaggttACCAGCCAAAtcgacaagatgctggggggcagcccagacaaaataatgtcttcaaccggctcggaggtagcgagcagcgaagaagagaagaggacctgataGATGTACTGAATGATCGTCACGAGAGGCACGGCGAAAACCTcccccagccacagaggccaccgcaattcctgccgcagtgcaagcccagatag